The Geobacter metallireducens GS-15 region TCGCTCCATCTCGGGGGTCATGATCGAGAGCTTCCTCGAAGCGGGGAACCAGCCCATTCCCAAGGATCTGTCCCAACTCCGCTACGGGGTCTCCACCACCGACAAGTGCATCGACTGGAAGACCACCGAGGAAATCCTGCGCAAGGCCCATGAACGGCTCAAGCGCTGCGGCGGAAGACCGATGCACGGTTGATCCCGGTCGCTCCTGGATACGCAGAGAGCCCCGCCAAAAGCGGGGCTCTTTTTTGGTTCATCCGGGAATTCCGGGGAAAGCGGCTCTGATCTTGAGAAAGAAGTATTCGTGATCCCGGAAGCCGTAGGCCATTCTTTTGATCACCTTGATCTTGTTATTGATGCCTTCGAGGATTCCGGTGTGAAGGGGCCAGAGGCAGTGGTTGAGGATTCCTTGGAGATAGCCCTTTAGCCGGCGGGCAAACAGGATGAGTGGCGGTATTCCACTCTCCATCGCCCTTTGGTGCCACTGCTCCCAGAATAGTCCCGCCTCTTCAATGCAGGTAAACTTCCACAGTTGCTTCAGATCGTCTTTGAGCAGGTAGACCGTAAGGAGGCTGCGGTTTGCCTCCAACAGTTCCTGGAGGCGAAGCATGTCGTCGCCCTTGACGTTCTCGCTGTTTCGTAGCAGCAACCACCGCGATGTTTTGACTACCTTCCGTGCCTTCTTGTCTTCCTTCAGGCGGTTTGCCTCATCGACTCGCACCCTGTCGATCACTTCCCTGCCATACTTCGCCACCACATGGAACAGGTCGTAGACTATGTCTGCCTGGGGCGAGTGCTGCTTGATTTCCTCCTCATATGATGCGTTCATATCCATCACGACCGCTTTGAGCCGTTTACAGCCATGTGGGCCAAGCTGCGTGAAGAAAGGACGGATACTCTCGCGACTCCTGCCTTTGCCGATCCATAAGACTTCCTTACGGTATGGCTCGATGATAACCGTCGCATAGCGGTGCCCCTTGTGAAGGGCGAACTCATCCATCCCGAGAACTTCGATGTTTGAGAGGTCGACGGTGCCGACCCGCTCTGTGAGTGAGCGCTTGTCGATTTCCTTCACCTGGTCCCAAGAAAGCCCCAGATACTGCGCCACGTGCTTCACAGACACGACACCACACAGTCGCGCTACGCTCTCTGCAAGCCTGCGCGT contains the following coding sequences:
- a CDS encoding ISL3-like element ISGme5 family transposase, with the translated sequence MSYSDVIAIAGGWEGYRVAGTRTIVTGDAKRIEVELIALSQDEMVCGSCGGRCTSVHETTKRVIRDLPILDAQTYLIVHRRRLLCPQCGPTLERLSWLAKYARVTRRLAESVARLCGVVSVKHVAQYLGLSWDQVKEIDKRSLTERVGTVDLSNIEVLGMDEFALHKGHRYATVIIEPYRKEVLWIGKGRSRESIRPFFTQLGPHGCKRLKAVVMDMNASYEEEIKQHSPQADIVYDLFHVVAKYGREVIDRVRVDEANRLKEDKKARKVVKTSRWLLLRNSENVKGDDMLRLQELLEANRSLLTVYLLKDDLKQLWKFTCIEEAGLFWEQWHQRAMESGIPPLILFARRLKGYLQGILNHCLWPLHTGILEGINNKIKVIKRMAYGFRDHEYFFLKIRAAFPGIPG